The genomic region TCGCCAGCAGTTCCGGCATCTCGGAGGTGATCAGCACGATCGAGGTCCCGGCGGCGGTCCAGCGGTTCATCAGGTCGTAAAGTTCATGTTTCACGCCCACGTCCACCCCGCGAGTGGGCTCATCGAGCAGGAACACCCTGGGCGCGGTCTCCAACCACTTGGCCAGGATCACTTTCTGCTGGTTGCCGCCCGACAGATGGCCGACTGGCATCTCCAGCGACGCCGCCCGCAGGGATAGCTCATCGGCCCTGCGGGCCGCCGCCGCGCGCTCGGCCGGATAATCGAGCCACAGCCCCGGCGAATACCTTTCAAGCGCCGCCAAGGTGATATTGGCCCTCACGCCCATGCAGGTGATACACCCGGTGCCCTGGCGGTCGTTGGTCAGCAGGGCGACGCCCCTTTGGATCGAATGCCTGGGAGATTTTATCTCGAACTCTTCGCCGCCCAGCCGGATATCCCCGCTCGCGCGGCTTCCCCACGTTCCGAACAGGGCGTGGAGCAGTTCGCTCTTGCCCGAGCCCTGCAATCCAGCCACGCCCAGGATTTCGCCCTCGCGCAGAGTGAACGAACAGTTGTCGACCGGTTTCCGCCGCGGGTTGGCGCTGTCGCGAAGGGTCAGTCCCGCAACTTCCAGCAGCGGCGCTCCCGGTCCTGCATTCCTTTCCGGGAACTGGCTGGTGATTTTCCGGCCGACCATCCAGCGCACGAACTCGTCTTCCGGAAGTTCGGCGGCGGCGCTGCAACCCACCAGGCCGCCGTCGCGAAGGACCGTGATCCTGTCGGCCAGACGGTAGATTTCATCCATTTTATGCGAAATGTAGATAATCCCGCAGCCGCGCTGTTTGAGCCGTGCGATCATGGCGAACAGCCGTTCCGCCTCGGGACGGGAAAGGGTGCTTGTCGGCTCGTCCATCACGATAACCCGCGCCTCCAGCGAGAGCGCCTTGGCGATTTCCACCATCTGCTGCACGGAAATCGGGTAGCTGCCCGCCGGACGGTCGAGATCGAGTTCGAGATCGAGTCCGGCCAGCAGTTTTTCGGCCCGGCTGCGCTGGGCCGCCCGGTTCAGCATTCCGGCCCCGCCGGTCAGTTCGCGGCCCAGAAACAGGTTGTCCAGCACCGAAAGTGTCCCCACCAGCGAAATTTCCTGATAGATAACCGCGATTCCGGCCTGCCGCGCCTGCTGTGGCTCGGTGAACGCCACCTGCCGGCCACCGAGTTCAACAGCTCCCTCCCAGTCCCGGTAAACACCAGCCAGGATTTTGATCAGCGTGCTCTTGCCGGCGCCGTTCTCCCCGGCCAGGATATGCACTTCGCCGCCGGCCAGCTCGAAATCCACGCCGCCAAGGACGCGCACCGAGCCGAAAGTTTTACCGATCCCTTTCATGCTTAACAATGGAATACCCGGACCCTGGTTGCCGGCAGAGCCTGCCGGTTCAGCTTGCGACATAACGACCCCATCGGGATGACACTTGCACTTACAAAGGAATTGCCTTAGACGCAGCTTGACAAACGGATGGCGGATAGCCGATAATGTTCTCCTCCTCACTCTGTTTCTCAAAATGGGAAGGATATAATGCGGAACGCAACCCCGAGAAAAAAATTCGTGCTCGAACTGGAGTTCGAAATATTCGGCCGCGAATTGAACAACGTTGTCACCACCTGCGCCCAGCTTAACCTGCACACCGAGGACAGGTCTGTCCAGGGGGCGATGGACAAGCTCAACGAGGCGGTGAAGATCTTTTTCGATACAGCCGAGGCCCGCCACGAGCTGTCCGAGGTCCTTGACGCGCTGGAAAGCGGCGACCTGAATATCCGGCCCTGGTCGCTGTAACCCGCAGCCAGGCTATCAAGCGGCCGGGGAAAGATAAGGCACGTGTTTTTCCGCGTGCCTGCTTTATTGAGGTCATCCCGCGGTGCTGGTCAAAGCAGCCTGCCGATCGCCTCGCCCAGTTGCCCGATCTGCTCCGCCGTATGTCCGGCGGTCGTCACCAGGCGAACCATCCCGCCCTCCGGGCTGCCGGGATAACTTGTAAACGGGGCCAGAATCCCGGCCTCGAACAGACGGTCGCACAATTGCCGGGGATTCAACTTACTCGAACTGGCCAGCGCTATTATTGGAGCGGGTGAATCCGGCACATCCAAACCCACACCGGCGAGCGTCTCCCGAAGCAGCCGGTTATTTTCAGCCAGCTGCCTGAACAGCCCCTGATTTGCCGCGGCATAGGAGAGCGCCGCCACCGCTGCTCCGCAGACCGGAGCTGGAGTGGGAGTGCTGCACTGGTAGACCAGGGAATTATTACAGATGCATTTTTTCTGTTCCGTGGTGGCCGGCACGATTCCCCCGAACGATCCGAACGCCTTGCTGAGCGTGGCGCAGATCACGACTGCCGGGGAGTCCACTCCGAAATGGTCGGCGGTGCCGCGGCCGTTTTTGCCCAGTACGCCGAATCCGTGGGCGTCATCGATAAAAATCAGGCTCTCCCGGCCGCCAAGCATCTCCACAACCTCAGCTAGCGGAAACACCCTGCCGAACAGGGGACTGACGCCTTCGCCGGCCACCACCACCCGGCCCCCGCCGGTGACCCGGCCCAGCTGATCCGCCAGCGAATCGAGATTGTCGAGATCGAACTCCAGAAACCCGGGCGACCAGGCCCGGGCAGCTTCCACGATGCTGGAATGGGCGTCCCGATGGACGATCAGCGTATCGCCGTCGGCGAGCAGTCCTGAGAGCAGGATCGACATGCCGAGATAGCCGCTGGAATAGATCACCGCTGTTTCCGAGCCGGCGAAATCCGCCGCCGCGCGCTCCAGCTCCAGGTGTATTTGCAGAGTGCCGCTCGAGGTGCGGGAGGCGGACGCGCTGACCCCGAAATCGTCGATAGCCCTCGACGCTCCGCGGCGGACCTCGGGCCTGCCGGCCATATTCAAATAATCCGTTCCTCCGAAATACAGATAGCGCTTGCCGGCGATAGACACTTCCGGCCCCACCGGCCCATCGAGCACAATCTCTCTCCCGTTACCGCTCATCCATTCTCCTTGATCTGTTGCCGCCCCGCTGAAAAATTGATCGCCGGCTTGAAGCTTGTAATGCCAGACATTTTATACGATGTTACCATAAGTATCAACTGTTTTGGCATTGAAGGCGGGGCGCAAGGGCCCCATTTATCCGTTCATAGGACGACTGGAGCCAGGCAATGAACACTGTCGAGAAATACGGCAAATATGTTAATACGAGTTTTCTCAAGGCTGTCGAGCCGGTAATCGCCGACCGGGGCAGCGGATCGAAACTCATCGAACCCGACGGGACCGAGTACCTGGACTGTTTCAGCGGGATCTCGGTGGTCAACTCCGGCCACGGTAACCGCGAGGTGGTTGACGCGGCCAAGGCGCAGCTGGAAAAACTGCTCCACTGCTGCAGTTACATATACCACAACGTGCCGATGGCCGACCTGGCCGAAAAGCTGGCTCAGATCACTCCGGGCAGGCTGCAGAAAACGTTTTTCGCCAACAGCGGCGCGGAAGCTGTGGAAGGCGCGATGAGGCTGGCCAAGCAGTTCACCGGCAAGTTCGAGTTTATCGCCCTCACCCACTCCTTTCACGGCCGCAGCCTGGCCACGCTCAGTATCACCGGCAACGCCAGCCGCAAGAAAGGCGGCGGACCCTATATCCCCGGCGTAGCATTCGCTCCGGCGCCGTACCACTACCGTTCACCCTACGGCCATCAGGACCCCAAGCTGACCGCCAGGACCTGCGCCCGCGCGGTGGAGGATATCATCCTGACCCACACCAGCAACCGCGTGGCCGCGATGATTGTGGAGCCGGTGATGGGCGAGGGCGGGATAATCGTCCCCGAACCGGAATATTTCGAGGAGCTGCTGCCGATCCTCAAAAAACACGAAATCCTGTTGATTTCCGACGAGGTCCAGAGCGGGTTCTGCCGCACGGGCAGGATGTTCGCCGGCGAGCATTTCGCCCTCGAACCGGAAATCATGACCGTGGCCAAGGGAATCGCCAACGGCCTGCCGCTCTCTGGATTTATCGCCTGGGAGGAAGTGGCCGACAGTTTCACTCCCGGCGACCACCTCAGCACCTTCGGCGGCAACCCGGTCAGCTGCGCCGCCGCGATTGCCAATATCGCTTACATGGAACGGGTCAAGCTGGCCGAGCAGGCCGCCGCCAAGGGTGAAAAGCTGATGGAGCGCCTGCGCGGGCTGACGAGTTCTAAAGTCAAAGTCGGCGAGGTGCGCGGCAAGGGTCTGATGATCGGGGCCGAGCTGGTTAAAGACCTCGAAAGCAAGGAGCCCGCCGGAGCCGAAACTGCGCAGCTTCGCGCGATGGCCCGCGAGCGAAAGGTGCTGGTGGGAGCCGGTGGTCTCTACGCTAACGTGCTGCGGATTCAGCCGCCGCTAACAATCTCCGAGGACGAGCTGGAGCAGGTCATCAGCGTTCTTCAGGAGTGTTTTACCGAGTTATGAGCCGACGATAATAGTTTAGCATAAATCAAGCAGCCAGGAGGATAAGATGAGCGCCCAGGCCACAGCCGCCGGGGCACATCCGGTGATAAACCCGGCCGATGGCTCCGAGATCGGGCGGGTGAACTGGAGTACCCCGGCCGATGTTGACGCGGCGGTAAAAAAAGCCGCCGCCGAATTCAAGAGCTGGGGCCGGACCCCGGTCAAGGAACGGGTCCAGGTCCTGTTCCGCTTCAAGCAGATCCTGGAAGACAACATTCAGGAACTGGCCGAGCTCTGTACAGCCGAAAACGGCAAGACTCTCGGCGAAAGCAAAGCCGGAATCCTCAAGGGGATCGAGGTAGTAGAATACGCCACCAGCCTACCCCAGCTCCTGCCGGGCGGTTATCTCGAGGTCAGCCGGGGCGTAAGCTGCCGGATGGTCCGCGACCCGCTGGGCGTGGCCGCCGGAATCACTCCGTTCAATTTCCCCGTGATGGTTCCGCTGTGGATGATCCCGCTGGCCCTGGGCTGCGGCAACACGCTGGTGCTCAAGCCCAGCGAGATTGTCCCTCTTTCGGCGATCCGTCTGCGCGAACACCTTCTCGAGGCAGGACTTCCCGCCGATGCTTTCCAGCTCGTCCATGGCGCCCGGGAGGTTGTCGAGTCCCTGGCCGACCACCCTGACATTCAGGCGCTGTCGTTCGTGGGCAGCAGCAGGGTGGCCGAGCTGGTTTACAACCGCGGCGGCGCCAACGGCAAACGGGTACTCGCCCTGGGCGGGGCCAAGAACCACCTGGTGCTGCTGCCTGACGCCGACCCCGAGCTGGCCGCGCAGAATATCACCGCCAGCTACACCGGCTGCGC from Candidatus Glassbacteria bacterium harbors:
- a CDS encoding sugar ABC transporter ATP-binding protein gives rise to the protein MSQAEPAGSAGNQGPGIPLLSMKGIGKTFGSVRVLGGVDFELAGGEVHILAGENGAGKSTLIKILAGVYRDWEGAVELGGRQVAFTEPQQARQAGIAVIYQEISLVGTLSVLDNLFLGRELTGGAGMLNRAAQRSRAEKLLAGLDLELDLDRPAGSYPISVQQMVEIAKALSLEARVIVMDEPTSTLSRPEAERLFAMIARLKQRGCGIIYISHKMDEIYRLADRITVLRDGGLVGCSAAAELPEDEFVRWMVGRKITSQFPERNAGPGAPLLEVAGLTLRDSANPRRKPVDNCSFTLREGEILGVAGLQGSGKSELLHALFGTWGSRASGDIRLGGEEFEIKSPRHSIQRGVALLTNDRQGTGCITCMGVRANITLAALERYSPGLWLDYPAERAAAARRADELSLRAASLEMPVGHLSGGNQQKVILAKWLETAPRVFLLDEPTRGVDVGVKHELYDLMNRWTAAGTSIVLITSEMPELLAMSDRIIVMSSGRITAEFTRGEATQEKILAAAMSRAGEAA
- a CDS encoding aspartate aminotransferase family protein, producing the protein MNTVEKYGKYVNTSFLKAVEPVIADRGSGSKLIEPDGTEYLDCFSGISVVNSGHGNREVVDAAKAQLEKLLHCCSYIYHNVPMADLAEKLAQITPGRLQKTFFANSGAEAVEGAMRLAKQFTGKFEFIALTHSFHGRSLATLSITGNASRKKGGGPYIPGVAFAPAPYHYRSPYGHQDPKLTARTCARAVEDIILTHTSNRVAAMIVEPVMGEGGIIVPEPEYFEELLPILKKHEILLISDEVQSGFCRTGRMFAGEHFALEPEIMTVAKGIANGLPLSGFIAWEEVADSFTPGDHLSTFGGNPVSCAAAIANIAYMERVKLAEQAAAKGEKLMERLRGLTSSKVKVGEVRGKGLMIGAELVKDLESKEPAGAETAQLRAMARERKVLVGAGGLYANVLRIQPPLTISEDELEQVISVLQECFTEL
- a CDS encoding CoA-acylating methylmalonate-semialdehyde dehydrogenase codes for the protein MSAQATAAGAHPVINPADGSEIGRVNWSTPADVDAAVKKAAAEFKSWGRTPVKERVQVLFRFKQILEDNIQELAELCTAENGKTLGESKAGILKGIEVVEYATSLPQLLPGGYLEVSRGVSCRMVRDPLGVAAGITPFNFPVMVPLWMIPLALGCGNTLVLKPSEIVPLSAIRLREHLLEAGLPADAFQLVHGAREVVESLADHPDIQALSFVGSSRVAELVYNRGGANGKRVLALGGAKNHLVLLPDADPELAAQNITASYTGCAGQRCMAASVLIAVGEVQPMLDRVAELSRQIEPGVTMGPIITPKALERIRSYIDTAEEQGADVVVDGRAAGQPSGCEGGNWIGATILDNVTPDMTVACDEIFGPVLSVIRVDTLEQAIEIENGNPYGNAAAVYTRNGALAKECAERFAASMIGINIGVPVPREPLSFGGRGSSRFGYGDITGAGAVEFWTQARKITERWGEPPDGGWKF
- a CDS encoding aminotransferase class I/II-fold pyridoxal phosphate-dependent enzyme, which produces MSGNGREIVLDGPVGPEVSIAGKRYLYFGGTDYLNMAGRPEVRRGASRAIDDFGVSASASRTSSGTLQIHLELERAAADFAGSETAVIYSSGYLGMSILLSGLLADGDTLIVHRDAHSSIVEAARAWSPGFLEFDLDNLDSLADQLGRVTGGGRVVVAGEGVSPLFGRVFPLAEVVEMLGGRESLIFIDDAHGFGVLGKNGRGTADHFGVDSPAVVICATLSKAFGSFGGIVPATTEQKKCICNNSLVYQCSTPTPAPVCGAAVAALSYAAANQGLFRQLAENNRLLRETLAGVGLDVPDSPAPIIALASSSKLNPRQLCDRLFEAGILAPFTSYPGSPEGGMVRLVTTAGHTAEQIGQLGEAIGRLL